Proteins co-encoded in one Arachis hypogaea cultivar Tifrunner chromosome 13, arahy.Tifrunner.gnm2.J5K5, whole genome shotgun sequence genomic window:
- the LOC112737033 gene encoding uncharacterized protein: MSAGQDGFLGRSKAEWTPTRDAYLVELLREQHKNGRTAYNEFKNEVIKAVTWDFNKKFCLNLEENQIKNRYNVMKKDYGVVKTLLSHKEFAWDETRHMVVADDKVWDSYIMVRCEARPFRRKSFPLYKQMAIIFEGERGTPKAHFPSGAIATAEEGNSYTETVRSSEPCNLPTQVIDGTLDSDSIIRINNLRIKKNKFVSPSESFRKKRAHCKFGETIENVLYEVFTAAKCKAKQRNEANATMYKNCLVELQKLEELDEFEFAKAVNALKDDKNAIAFMTIKGPRRLTWLRSLWHSEQ, encoded by the exons ATGTCAGCCGGACAAGATGGATTTCTAGGCCGATCGAAGGCGGAATGGACGCCGACTCGCGACGCGTACTTGGTGGAACTACTCAGAGAGCAGCACAAGAATGGAAGAACAGCTTACAATGAATTCAAGAATGAAGTGATTAAGGCTGTCACATGGGATTTCAACAAGAAGTTTTGCTTGAACTTGGAAGAGAATCAAATCAAGAATCGATACAATGTTATGAAGAAAGATTATGGTGTTGTCAAAACACTACTTAGTCACAAGGAATTTGCCTGGGATGAAACTAGGCACATGGTTGTGGCTGATGATAAAGTTTGGGACAGTTATATTATG GTAAGATGTGAAGCTAGACCTTTTCGGCGCAAGAGCTTCCCTCTGTATAAACAGATGGCAATCATATTTGAAG GGGAAAGAGGCACTCCAAAAGCTCATTTTCCAAGTGGAGCAATAGCTACAGCAGAAGAAGGAAATAGCTACACAGAAACGGTCCGGTCTTCAGAACCATGTAATCTTCCAACACAAGTAATTGATGGCACGCTTGATTCTGATTCGATAATCCGGATCAACAACCTGCGAATCAAGAAGAACAAATTTGTCAGTCCAAGCGAATCATTTCGCAAGAAAAGAGCACACTGCAAATTTGGCGAAACTATAGAGAACGTCTTGTATGAGGTTTTTACAGCAGCTAAGTGCAAAGCCAAGCAGAGAAATGAAGCCAATGCAACAATGTATAAGAACTGCTTGGTGGAATTGCAGAAATTGGAGGAGTTGGATGAGTTTGAGTTTGCAAAGGCTGTTAATGCTCTTAAAGATGACAAGAACGCCATTGCTTTCATGACTATAAAAGGGCCTAGACGTTTAACTTGGTTAAGGTCTTTATGGCACTCAGAGCAGTAA
- the LOC112737032 gene encoding thaumatin-like protein 1b isoform X2 has protein sequence MGRLVLFLTIIVFFAFSFFSEVESARFRVINKCRHPIWPGLLSGATSPPLPTTGFLLNAGRSRTITIPRSWSGRIWARTLCGQDSDGKFSCVTADCGSGKVECGGGGAKPPATLAEFTLNGADGLDFYDVSLVDGYNLPMLIVAQGGTRGGCSATGCLVDLNGACPSDLRVARGNGTKSGRGGGVACRSACEAFGDPRYCCSEAYSTPDTCGPSAYSLYFKHACPRAYSYAYDDKTSTYTCASANYLIIFCPLPYTSQKVLGARKDGVPLPLVNKTMMYLSRPHSGSSSSSGR, from the exons ATGGGTCGCCTTGTCCTCTTTCTCACTATCATCGTCTTCTTCGCATTCTCTTTCTTCTCAG AGGTAGAATCAGCGCGGTTCAGGGTTATTAACAAGTGCCGCCACCCAATATGGCCGGGGCTTCTCTCCGGCGCCACCTCGCCGCCGCTACCGACCACCGGCTTCCTCCTCAACGCCGGAAGATCGAGGACAATCACCATCCCAAGGTCCTGGTCGGGTCGGATTTGGGCGAGGACACTCTGCGGCCAAGACTCCGACGGAAAGTTCTCGTGCGTCACCGCAGACTGCGGCTCCGGCAAGGTGGAGTGTGGTGGCGGGGGAGCAAAGCCGCCGGCAACATTAGCGGAGTTCACTCTCAACGGAGCTGACGGGCTTGACTTCTATGACGTGAGCTTGGTCGACGGTTACAACCTTCCGATGCTGATCGTGGCTCAGGGAGGGACGAGAGGAGGGTGCAGCGCCACCGGGTGCCTGGTGGACTTGAACGGTGCGTGTCCTTCAGATCTGAGAGTGGCGCGTGGGAATGGAACTAAAAGTGGTAGAGGTGGTGGGGTCGCGTGCAGAAGCGCGTGTGAGGCGTTTGGGGACCCAAGGTATTGTTGCAGTGAGGCTTACTCTACGCCTGACACGTGTGGCCCTTCGGCTTACTCGCTTTACTTCAAACACGCTTGCCCACGCGCGTATAGCTACGCGTATGATGACAAAACCAGCACTTACACGTGTGCTTCCGCTAATTACTTAATCATTTTCTGCCCTTTGCCTTACACCAG CCAAAAGGTGCTTGGAGCAAGAAAAGATGGCGTGCCGCTTCCTCTGGTAAACAAAACTATGATGTACTTATCAAGGCCACACTCTGGCAGTTCTTCATCCTCAG GCAGATAG
- the LOC112737036 gene encoding uncharacterized protein: protein MSRVCGKVKWFNDQKGFGFITPDDGGEELFVHQSSIRSEGFRSLAEGESVEFAIESDPDGRTKAVDVTGPDGSNVQGSRRGGGGGGGGGRSYGGGRGGGGGYGGGYGGGGGYGGGARGGGRGGGGYGGGGYGGGGGGGGGACYSCGGMGHMARDCTQGGGGGGGRYGGGGGGGGGSCYNCGDSGHFARDCPTGSR from the coding sequence aTGAGTAGGGTTTGCGGTAAGGTGAAGTGGTTCAATGACCAGAAGGGTTTCGGTTTCATAACCCCCGACGATGGCGGCGAAGAActctttgttcatcaatcttcgATTCGATCCGAAGGGTTTCGCAGCCTCGCCGAGGGTGAATCCGTTGAGTTCGCCATAGAGTCCGATCCTGATGGACGCACCAAGGCCGTTGATGTCACTGGACCTGATGGCTCTAACGTGCAGGGGAGTCGCCGTGGTGGAGGCGGTGGCGGAGGTGGTGGAAGGAGTTACGGCGGTGGACGAGGCGGCGGCGGCGGCTATGGTGGTGGATATGGTGGTGGAGGAGGATATGGCGGCGGTGCTCGCGGTGGAGGCCGTGGCGGCGGTGGATATGGTGGTGGTGGAtacggaggaggaggaggaggtggcggCGGCGCTTGCTACAGCTGCGGTGGGATGGGTCACATGGCCAGGGATTGCACCCAGGGAGGAGGCGGAGGAGGAGGCAGGTACGGTGGAGGCGGCGGCGGTGGTGGCGGAAGCTGCTACAACTGTGGGGATTCTGGGCATTTTGCAAGAGACTGCCCAACAGGCTCTCGCTGA
- the LOC112737032 gene encoding thaumatin-like protein 1b isoform X1 → MGRLVLFLTIIVFFAFSFFSEVESARFRVINKCRHPIWPGLLSGATSPPLPTTGFLLNAGRSRTITIPRSWSGRIWARTLCGQDSDGKFSCVTADCGSGKVECGGGGAKPPATLAEFTLNGADGLDFYDVSLVDGYNLPMLIVAQGGTRGGCSATGCLVDLNGACPSDLRVARGNGTKSGRGGGVACRSACEAFGDPRYCCSEAYSTPDTCGPSAYSLYFKHACPRAYSYAYDDKTSTYTCASANYLIIFCPLPYTSQKVLGARKDGVPLPLVNKTMMYLSRPHSGSSSSSGPTRTQSIVAYVVAIAVAFFLFCPCLHAL, encoded by the exons ATGGGTCGCCTTGTCCTCTTTCTCACTATCATCGTCTTCTTCGCATTCTCTTTCTTCTCAG AGGTAGAATCAGCGCGGTTCAGGGTTATTAACAAGTGCCGCCACCCAATATGGCCGGGGCTTCTCTCCGGCGCCACCTCGCCGCCGCTACCGACCACCGGCTTCCTCCTCAACGCCGGAAGATCGAGGACAATCACCATCCCAAGGTCCTGGTCGGGTCGGATTTGGGCGAGGACACTCTGCGGCCAAGACTCCGACGGAAAGTTCTCGTGCGTCACCGCAGACTGCGGCTCCGGCAAGGTGGAGTGTGGTGGCGGGGGAGCAAAGCCGCCGGCAACATTAGCGGAGTTCACTCTCAACGGAGCTGACGGGCTTGACTTCTATGACGTGAGCTTGGTCGACGGTTACAACCTTCCGATGCTGATCGTGGCTCAGGGAGGGACGAGAGGAGGGTGCAGCGCCACCGGGTGCCTGGTGGACTTGAACGGTGCGTGTCCTTCAGATCTGAGAGTGGCGCGTGGGAATGGAACTAAAAGTGGTAGAGGTGGTGGGGTCGCGTGCAGAAGCGCGTGTGAGGCGTTTGGGGACCCAAGGTATTGTTGCAGTGAGGCTTACTCTACGCCTGACACGTGTGGCCCTTCGGCTTACTCGCTTTACTTCAAACACGCTTGCCCACGCGCGTATAGCTACGCGTATGATGACAAAACCAGCACTTACACGTGTGCTTCCGCTAATTACTTAATCATTTTCTGCCCTTTGCCTTACACCAG CCAAAAGGTGCTTGGAGCAAGAAAAGATGGCGTGCCGCTTCCTCTGGTAAACAAAACTATGATGTACTTATCAAGGCCACACTCTGGCAGTTCTTCATCCTCAGGTCCGACCCGAACACAGAGTATTGTAGCTTATGTTGTCGCCATCGCGGTGGCATTTTTCCTCTTCTGCCCTTGTTTACATGCCTTATGA
- the LOC112737035 gene encoding auxin transporter-like protein 5 has protein sequence MASSSDKVVETVIAGNYVEMESEGGKGKDMKSRVSSLLWHGGSVYDAWFSCASNQVAQVLLTLPYSFSQLGMASGIAFQLLYGLLGSWTAYLISILYVEYRTRKEREKVNFRNHVIQWFEVLDGLLGKHWRNVGLAFNCTFLLFGSVIQLIACASNIYYINDNLDKRTWTYIFGACCATTVFIPSFHNYRIWSFLGLLMTTYTAWYLTVASLLHGQVEGVKHSGPTKLVLYFTGATNILYTFGGHAVTVEIMHAMWKPQKFKSIYLVATIYVLTLTLPSAAAVYWAFGDMLLNHSNAFALLPRSPFRDMAVILMLIHQFITFGFACTPLYFVWEKAIGMHECKSLCKRALVRLPVVIPIWFLAIIFPFFGPINSTVGSLLVSFTVYIIPALAHIFTFKSSSARQNAVEQPPKFMGRWVGTYVINVFVVIWVLVVGFGFGGWASMVNFIHQIDTFGLFTKCYQCPPPQLPHQLNATATATAAAPSPHHHSLPPLHHRGGH, from the exons ATGGCATCGTCATCAGATAAGGTGGTAGAAACAGTAATAGCGGGTAACTACGTAGAAATGGAAAGCGAAGGAGGGAAGGGAAAAGACATGAAAAGCAGGGTATCAAGCCTGTTATGGCACGGCGGTTCAGTGTACGACGCATGGTTCAGCTGCGCATCAAACCAAGTAGCACAAGTGCTTCTAACATTGCCATACTCCTTCTCTCAGCTAGGCATGGCGTCCGGCATAGCATTCCAACTACTGTACGGTTTGCTAGGTAGCTGGACGGCGTACCTGATAAGCATACTGTACGTAGAATACAGAACtcgaaaagagagagagaaggtgaACTTCAGGAACCACGTGATCCAGTGGTTCGAGGTTCTTGATGGACTCCTGGGGAAGCACTGGAGGAACGTGGGTTTGGCGTTTAACTGCACGTTTCTTCTGTTTGGATCTGTTATCCAACTCATCGCCTGTGCCAGCAACATATATTACATCAACGATAATCTTGATAAGAGGACTTGGACTTATATCTTTGGTGCTTGCTGTGCCACCACCGTCTTCATTCCTTCTTTTCATAACTACAGAATCTGGTCTTTCTTGGGTCTTCTTATGACCACTTACACTGCCTGGTATCTCACCGTTGCTTCTCTCCTTCACGGCCAG GTGGAAGGAGTTAAGCATTCCGGTCCGACCAAGTTGGTTTTGTATTTTACGGGGGCCACAAACATTCTCTACACCTTCGGGGGACATGCTGTTACTGT AGAGATAATGCACGCAATGTGGAAGCCACAGAAGTTCAAGAGCATATACTTAGTGGCAACAATATATGTGCTGACATTGACGCTTCCATCGGCGGCAGCAGTGTATTGGGCATTCGGAGACATGCTTCTGAACCACTCAAACGCATTTGCTCTGCTGCCAAGATCCCCATTCAGGGACATGGCTGTCATTTTGATGCTGATCCACCAGTTCATAACATTTGGGTTTGCATGCACCCCGTTATACTTTGTGTGGGAGAAAGCAATTggaatgcatgaatgcaagagcCTCTGCAAGCGTGCACTAGTGAGGCTGCCTGTTGTCATTCCCATATGGTTCTTGGCCATCATATTCCCCTTCTTTGGCCCCATCAACTCCACCGTTGGATCTCTCCTTGTTAGCTTCACTGTTTACATCATCCCTGCCCTTGCTCACATCTTCACCTTCAAATCCTCCTCTGCCCGTCAG aatgcagtggaGCAACCTCCCAAGTTTATGGGAAGATGGGTCGGAACCTATGTCATCAATGTGTTTGTGGTAATCTGGGTGCTAGTAGTAGGCTTTGGATTTGGAGGGTGGGCTAGCATGGTCAACTTCATTCACCAGATTGACACTTTTGGACTCTTCACTAAGTGTTACCAGTGCCCTCCACCACAGCTGCCACATCAGCTCAACGCTACCGCCACTGCCACAGCTGCTGCTCCTTCCCCTCACCACCACTCCCTTCCTCCTCTTCATCATCGTGGTGGTCACTGA